A window of the Panulirus ornatus isolate Po-2019 chromosome 63, ASM3632096v1, whole genome shotgun sequence genome harbors these coding sequences:
- the LOC139745867 gene encoding uncharacterized protein, which yields MNPHHPLPGVYMRPRPTHQQCSDSPPCIMKALVFLGVIAASLAAPVPDDCETVQVLPGALPYAGFGLAGHGIAGLAGHGIAPLAAAAPLAHVAAAPAIAPLAAAGAPLAHVAAAAPFAHVAAAPAIAPLPAAPIAPLAHPVAYAAPQPVALPPAEVKIPITRTHVEVPVHQQVHYGTQAYVAGATTHIHKPALAAPAIAPPTTLLSKVTHNPAEVTIKHQEIPVERHTPNFVETPYHAGTIIEYTEPEVREVKVPTPYAKPVPVPQPVPVAQPVPVPTPVHSVAVHHAAPVVAPVAAPVAYGAVLAADDC from the exons ATGAatccccaccaccctcttcccggGGTATATATGCGGCCgcgccccacacaccagcagtgtagCGACTCTCCTCCCTGCATCATGAAGGCTCTG GTATTCCTTGGCGTGATTGCCGCGTCCCTGGCTGCTCCAGTCCCTGATGACTGTGAAACCGTCCAGGTGCTCCCCGGAGCTCTGCCATATGCTGGCTTTGGTTTGGCTGGCCATGGTATAGCTGGTCTGGCTGGCCACGGTATTGCTCCcttggctgctgctgcccctcttGCTCATGTGGCTGCTGCTCCCGCTATTGCTCCCttggctgctgctggtgccccACTTGCTCAtgtggctgctgctgccccaTTTGCTCATGTGGCTGCTGCTCCCGCTATTGCTCCCTTGCCTGCTGCCCCAATTGCTCCTCTTGCCCACCCTGTGGCCTACGCTGCCCCACAACCTGTTGCTCTTCCCCCAGCTGAAGTGAAGATCCCCATCACCCGTACTCATGTGGAAGTGCCCGTTCACCAGCAGGTCCACTACGGCACTCAGGCTTACGTAGCCGGTGCCACCACCCATATCCACAAGCCAGCCTTGGCCGCCCCAGCCatcgcaccacccaccaccctcctctctaaGGTCACCCACAACCCTGCAGAGGTCACCATCAAGCACCAGGAGATTCCCGTCGAGCGCCACACCCCCAACTTTGTGGAGACCCCCTACCACGCAGGCACCATCATCGAATACACCGAGcctgaggtcagggaggtcaAGGTGCCAACACCATATGCCAAGCCCGTCCCCGTGCCCCAGCCCGTCCCCGTGGCTCAGCCAGTACCCGTACCTACCCCCGTGCACTCCGTGGCCGTGCACCACGCTGCCCCCGTCGTTGCCCCAGTCGCTGCCCCCGTAGCATATGGCGCCGTTCTTGCTGCTGATGACTGTTAG
- the LOC139745856 gene encoding uncharacterized protein encodes MNPHHPLPGVYMRPRPTHQQCSDSPPCIMKALVFLGVIAASLAAPVPDDCETVQVLPGALPYAGFGLAGHGIAGLAGHGLAPLAAAAPLAHVAAAPAIAPYAAAGAPLAHVAAAAPFAHVAAAPAIAPLPAAPIAPLAHPVAYAAPQPVALPPAEVKIPITRTHVEVPVHQQVHYGTQAYVAGATTHIHKPALAAPAIAPPTTLLSKVTHNPAEVTIKHQEIPVERHTPNFVETPYHAGTIIEYTEPEVREVKVPTPYAKPVPVPQPVPVAQPVPVPTPVHSVAVHHAAPVVAPVAAPIVAPVAAPVAYGAVLAADDC; translated from the exons ATGAatccccaccaccctcttcccggGGTATATATGCGGCCgcgccccacacaccagcagtgtagCGACTCTCCTCCCTGCATCATGAAGGCTCTG GTATTCCTTGGCGTGATTGCCGCGTCCCTGGCTGCTCCAGTCCCTGATGACTGTGAAACCGTCCAGGTGCTCCCCGGAGCTCTGCCATATGCTGGCTTTGGTTTGGCTGGCCACGGTATCGCTGGTTTGGCTGGCCACGGTCTAGCTCCcttggctgctgctgcccctcttGCTCATGTGGCTGCTGCTCCCGCTATTGCTCCctatgctgctgctggtgccccaCTTGCTCAtgtggctgctgctgccccaTTTGCTCATGTGGCTGCTGCTCCCGCTATTGCTCCCTTGCCTGCTGCCCCAATTGCTCCTCTTGCCCACCCTGTGGCCTACGCTGCCCCACAACCTGTTGCTCTGCCCCCAGCTGAAGTGAAGATCCCCATCACCCGTACTCATGTGGAAGTGCCCGTTCACCAGCAGGTCCACTACGGCACTCAGGCTTACGTAGCCGGTGCCACCACCCATATCCACAAGCCAGCCTTGGCCGCCCCAGCCatcgcaccacccaccaccctcctctctaaGGTCACCCACAACCCTGCAGAGGTCACCATCAAGCACCAGGAGATTCCCGTCGAGCGCCACACCCCCAACTTTGTGGAGACCCCCTACCACGCAGGCACCATCATCGAATACACCGAGcctgaggtcagggaggtcaAGGTGCCAACACCATATGCCAAGCCCGTCCCCGTGCCCCAGCCCGTCCCCGTGGCTCAGCCAGTACCCGTACCTACCCCCGTGCACTCCGTGGCCGTGCACCACGCTGCCCCCGTCGTTGCCCCAGTCGCTGCCCCCATCGTTGCCCCAGTCGCTGCCCCCGTCGCATATGGCGCCGTTCTTGCTGCTGATGACTGTTAG
- the LOC139745873 gene encoding uncharacterized protein gives MNPHHPLPGVYMRPRPTHQQCSDSPPCIMKALVFLGVIAASLAAPVPDDCETVQVLPGALPYAGFGLAGHGIAGLAGHGLAPLAAAAPLAHVAAAPAIAPYAAAGAPLAHVAAAAPFAHVAAAPAIAPLPAAPIAPLAHPVAYAAPQPVALPPAEVKIPITRTHVEVPVHQQVHYGTQAYVAGATTHIHKPALAAPAIAPPTTLLSKVTHNPAEVTIKHQEIPVERHTPNFVETPYHAGTIIEYTEPEVREVKVPTPYAKPVPVPQPVPVAQPVPVPTPVHSVAVHHAAPIVAPVAAPVAYGAVLAADDC, from the exons ATGAatccccaccaccctcttcccggGGTATATATGCGGCCgcgccccacacaccagcagtgtagCGACTCTCCTCCCTGCATCATGAAGGCTCTG GTATTCCTTGGCGTGATTGCCGCGTCCCTGGCTGCTCCAGTCCCTGATGACTGTGAAACCGTCCAGGTGCTCCCCGGAGCTCTGCCATATGCTGGCTTTGGTTTGGCTGGCCACGGTATCGCTGGTTTGGCTGGCCACGGTCTAGCTCCcttggctgctgctgcccctcttGCTCATGTGGCTGCTGCTCCCGCTATTGCTCCctatgctgctgctggtgccccaCTTGCTCAtgtggctgctgctgccccaTTTGCTCATGTGGCTGCTGCTCCCGCTATTGCTCCCTTGCCTGCTGCCCCAATTGCTCCTCTTGCCCACCCTGTGGCCTACGCTGCCCCACAACCTGTTGCTCTGCCCCCAGCTGAAGTGAAGATCCCCATCACCCGTACTCATGTGGAAGTGCCCGTTCACCAGCAGGTCCACTACGGCACTCAGGCTTACGTTGCCGGTGCCACCACCCATATCCACAAGCCAGCCTTGGCCGCCCCAGCCatcgcaccacccaccaccctcctctctaaGGTCACCCACAACCCTGCAGAGGTCACCATCAAGCACCAGGAGATTCCCGTCGAGCGCCACACCCCCAACTTTGTGGAGACCCCCTACCACGCAGGCACCATCATCGAATACACCGAGcctgaggtcagggaggtcaAGGTGCCAACACCATATGCCAAGCCCGTCCCCGTGCCCCAGCCCGTCCCCGTGGCTCAGCCAGTACCCGTACCTACCCCCGTGCACTCCGTGGCCGTGCACCACGCTGCCCCCATCGTTGCCCCAGTCGCTGCCCCCGTCGCATATGGCGCCGTTCTTGCTGCTGATGACTGTTAG
- the LOC139745844 gene encoding uncharacterized protein has translation MNPHHPLPGVYMRPRPTHQQCSDSPPCIMKALVFLGVIAASLAAPVPDDCETVQVLPGALPYAGFGLAGHGIAGLAGHGLAPLAAAAPLAHVAAAPAIAPYAAAGAPLAHVAAAAPFAHVAAAPAIAPLPAAPIAPLAHPVAYAAPQPVALPPAEVKIPITRTHVEVPVHQQVHYGTQAYVAGATTHIHKPALAAPAIAPPTTLLSKVTHNLPEVTIKHQEIPVERHTPNFVETPYHAGTIIEYTEPEVREVKVPTPYAKPVPVPQPVPVAQPVPVPTPVHSVAVHHAAPVVAPVAAPIVAPVAAPVAYGAVLAADDC, from the exons ATGAatccccaccaccctcttcccggGGTATATATGCGGCCgcgccccacacaccagcagtgtagCGACTCTCCTCCCTGCATCATGAAGGCTCTG GTATTCCTTGGCGTGATTGCCGCGTCCCTGGCTGCTCCAGTCCCTGATGACTGTGAAACCGTCCAGGTGCTCCCCGGAGCTCTGCCATATGCTGGCTTTGGTTTGGCTGGCCACGGTATCGCTGGTTTGGCTGGCCACGGTCTAGCTCCcttggctgctgctgcccctcttGCTCATGTGGCTGCTGCTCCCGCTATTGCTCCctatgctgctgctggtgccccaCTTGCTCAtgtggctgctgctgccccaTTTGCTCATGTGGCTGCTGCTCCCGCTATTGCTCCCTTGCCTGCTGCCCCAATTGCTCCTCTTGCACACCCTGTGGCCTACGCTGCCCCACAACCTGTTGCTCTGCCCCCAGCTGAAGTGAAGATCCCCATCACCCGTACTCATGTGGAAGTGCCCGTTCACCAGCAGGTCCACTACGGCACTCAGGCTTACGTAGCCGGTGCCACCACCCATATCCACAAGCCAGCCTTGGCCGCCCCAGCCatcgcaccacccaccaccctcctctctaaGGTCACCCACAATCTTCCAGAGGTCACCATCAAGCACCAGGAGATTCCCGTCGAGCGCCACACCCCCAACTTTGTGGAGACCCCCTACCACGCAGGCACCATCATCGAATACACCGAGcctgaggtcagggaggtcaAGGTGCCAACACCATATGCCAAGCCCGTCCCCGTGCCCCAGCCCGTCCCCGTGGCTCAGCCAGTACCCGTACCTACCCCCGTGCACTCCGTGGCCGTGCACCACGCTGCCCCCGTCGTTGCCCCAGTCGCTGCCCCCATCGTTGCCCCAGTCGCTGCCCCCGTCGCATATGGCGCCGTTCTTGCTGCTGATGACTGTTAG